From the Ochotona princeps isolate mOchPri1 chromosome 26, mOchPri1.hap1, whole genome shotgun sequence genome, the window caaaggcaggagccagaaactcaactcaGGTCTTCCCTGGGGGGAGTCCAGAACCTGGTCCCTGCTCACTGCTGGGTCTCACCACTGCATTAGCAAAATCCTGGAAGCAGGGCCAGGAATCAGACTCAGGTGCTCCCAGATGGCCGCCTGCCTGTACCACTACTGTGCCTCTTAtacgagatacagagagaatgaatacATACTCATCCAACACACATTTTGAATacaaaattttcagttttatggAAGTTAGCCAGGCCTATTAGGAAACAATTTTAAGAGCGTATGGAAacatataaagaaagaaaaaaatcacacaacgTCACCACCCGGAGGTGAGTATTGGTGAGTCTCTTGTTTATTTGCATCGATGTTGAACCTTTGCAGAATCAGAGTCACTTGAAATTATCCTGTTTCGGAATCCTGCTTTCTCCTTTTAACACTGCATCCAGTGAACACTTCCTTGAGTAGCCAGCTTTCCCCACCTGCAGACGAATCATGGCAAGGCAGAGTGCTGTCTCCATAGAGGTGCAGGGCagccagccagggcagccagggctgccagggcagcagTCAGTTCTGGAGGTGTGGCTGGCAGGCAAGCTTATCGCTGCCTCTTGAAGGGACTTTATGGATCCACCGGGTACAGAGGTGAAAGGGGGCAGTGGTCGGGGAGGCAACAGGAGCAAGCCAAACAGCAATGTGAAAATTCTGAACAGGGTGTGAGGTAGAGAGGGTTGTGATGCTTTGCCAGCCATCTCTAGCAGTTTgaggttcactctgcagatggaaGGTCCACTAATGGACTTGAAGTGAGGGGAAACAGCAGATGTTCATGCTTGTTTataaaagagatttgtttatttgaaagacacagtgatggggagagagagacagacagagggagagagaaacagggagagagagagagagagagagatcttccatccactggttcattccccaaatgtccacaaaagccaggctgagtcaagcccaaaccagaagccaggagctccatctgagtctcctacatgggtggcaggggtccaaacacttgggctatatccttctgctgctttcacaggtgcattagctaGGAGTTGTATTGGAAATGAAAAAGCTAGAATTTGGAACTGGctctcctatatgggatgcaagtgacAACTTAACCCAGTataccacagtgccggccccttaCCCATGCCTCTGTACTGTGGCCTGCAATGGTGAGATGCAGGGTTAGTCAGGAGGCTTGGAGTCATCTGTGTGTGACATGAGGAGGACTTCAGTCAGAGCAGTAGCAATGAGAAGAGGGAAATGACGCAGAGGTGGATTTCAAAGATACATAGGAGGCAGAAAGGGCAGGAGTTAGTTGCTAATTTGTTGGCATTGCCATGTTACTTGCCTTGGCCATAGGAATGCTTGTGGATGTGCCTTAGCCAgtgcatttattcattcactcatttgagAGAGATctcacatctactggtttactctccaaatgccttcagcaccaggggctgaaccaggctggtaccaggagccaggaattccatccaggtctcacacttggGTTCTTGAGTGACCTGTTGCCTCCCATAGGAAGCTAAATGAGAAACAGAGGTGGAACTTGAACTTAAACACTCTAATGTGGAATGTGAAATTCATAAATCGTGGCTTAACATGCCATTTCACAATGCTTGCCCTTCACTGGAATATCTTTATTGttgcttttatgtatttatatattttttaaattccttattttacttgaaataattacagaaagagagaaagcgagatcttccatctgctggtttactctcccgatggccgcaatggccagaggtgattTGGttggaggctgggagccaggagctttttctggatatCCCATGTGGATCCAGGGTCCtagagccttgggccatcctctgatgctttcccaggccattagcagggagctggattgaaagctgagtagccaggactacaattgacacccatgtgggatcccagggcctcagacagaggattagcttcctgtaccaccatgccagctcctgcttttatttttttaaagttatttatttacttgaaggacaAAATTACAGattgagagaaagggaaagaggcagaggaaaagagatcttccatttactgtgttactccccaaatggctgcagtagctggggctgggctcgtcaaagtcaggagccttgaactctgtctcccacatgagtaataGGAAGTTAaacttgggctattttccacttctttccgaggcacattagtggggcgctggattagaagtggagcagccaggactcaaaccagcaccccagTGGGATTTCGATTtagcaggcagagacttaacctaactgcacagcactggcctccatTTATTGTTTCTTAATATTGGAAACATTTGAAATCCTCTCTGCTAACTATTTTGAAATACACAACTAGATGTCGGCCACGGCTACCACACTATGATATCGAGTGTGAGAAACCATTCCTCCCATCCAGCCATTCTCCTGCATTCATTAACCATCCTCTATTCATTCCCGTGACTCCCTGTAACCCAGAGCCTTGGAAAGTCCTTGGGTAGTTGGGTCACTTACACTGGTGCCTCTCCCGTTGCTGCCAGAATAAGTCCGAGCTAGTCCTCTGGGTACAGAGGAGGGAAAAGAGACAGATGGAGCAGAGCCATCCCAGCTGGCCTACCTCGGCCAAGTGCAGACCAGAGCATTAGAGAACTCTCGCATTCTCATGATCGCAGCAGGCCATGCTTTGCCAGCCCACAGACATgtgagctggatggtaagcaatGATGGCTGATTGAGGCCATTGAATTTGGGGCCGAGTGGTTAGGTGTCATTGACTAAGATATGTCTTCATTCTTACGCTGAATGTTTTTTGTACACTGGGCACCATGCTAGGCTCTACAGCTGGAGAGATGAGATCCATAATCTTAGGAATGCTCATGAGAGTGGAAATGAAAAGGGGAAAGTCAGGGTGAATCCAGggcctctgcttctgactcagtgCATGGTGATGATATCAATGAGAATGGGCTCGCAGATAGGAAATGGGTGGTGGGGGAAAGAGAATGGGTCTGATTTGAGAGGAGTTTGGGGGACAtttaggtggagttgtttagaaACAGCAGGTAGAGAAATGTAGAATTCAGGAGAGGAGTCTGGCTCAGGATTGCATGGTATCAACATAATATATAACAAAAAAGCAGTTTGCATCCCAGAGAGACGCAGGGATGCTGTGCACAGAGTGCTGTGCAGCTTTTGTCCAGAGTTAGCCTAAAAGCTGGATTTGGGTTTGTGGATACAAGGGAAAGACACTGAAAAGAAAGCACAGGGTCTACACAGGCAGTGAGCTATAACACAGCAAGTATTCAACTCTGAGACTAAGGTTACAAGAGGAGATTGGGGCCAGATGGTGAAGAGTtccaaatgctgggccaaggaaCCTGTATAGTGTTTCCTTAGGAAAGGGGAAAGAAGGCAttgaatgctttaaaaaaaaaaaagatttattttgtcttttggaaggcagatttacagagagaaaaagggaaagagagatggagagatcttccaactgttggttcactccccaaatggctgcaacagccagatcatggagcttctgtctcccacatgggtgccaggggcctgaAGATGtgagacatcttctgctgctttctcaggcacatcagtagggatcagaagtggagcagtgccatatggaatgctgctaCTCACAGCCTCCCCACGATGAGGATATGTCATTTACAGCATATCTGCTTAGGAGAGGCCTGGGCCAAGGCGGCAGGACTGTGAAATGGATAAGGCCCTCACAAACATAATgggcatcaaaaataaataaataaataaataaataaataaataaataaataaataaataaataaataaataaataaataaggcagtGAGTATTTAGACATTCCTTGGGATGCTTGCAgttccatatctgagtgccaaggcttgagccccagccctgattctttcttttctctttctttctttctttctttctttctttctttctttctttctttctttctttcttgtgaggGTCCAGAGAGGCTTTTTACAAAAGGGGGCAACATTCAGTCCTTCTTGGCAGTCACCTTGCCCATGGTGGCCATGACACTGCTCGGTTCCTCCCGCTTCCTCTTGACCCAGATGTGCATGCCCACCCTGTACTTGATGCACTTGAGGGACTGTTTGTCCTTGGAGACCTTGAGCAGCTCCATGGCATGGTGCCCGTAGGGAATGAAGCCACCCACTTCCTGGATCATGTCCTATACAAACTTGGTGTGCTTGGtcaggcgcccatggtggtggtCGGGCCTCGGTTTGCTCATGTTCTTGGTCACCTTGTGGCCTTTGTGGAGGTCCATAGCCATAGGATAATGCAGAGCCACATCTGTGGCTTTCCAAAGGCTACTGATGCAGacacccagccctgcttctgataCCAACATCACTAATGTGTTTCCTAAAAGACGGTGGGCGAcggttcaagtatttggatccctgtcacctgtgtgagagaccttgatggagttctgggttcccagctttggtctggtctgATCTTagctgtggcagacatttggtGGGGTGTGAGCCAGGATCTCTATctgtgtttctttgcctttcaaattaaggtGGAATGTAATAACCAGCTACATCAGAGGCTCAGACTGTCACCAGTGAAGAGGCCTGTGGGCTAGACCAGGCTTTGGGGAGCAGAAGGGGACCTGGGTGCTGATGCTTGAAGACTAGTAAGGGTTAAcacagaggaaaggaagggagaaggggcaGAAGGAACACTCCTTTCtcaacctgctgctttcccttgaCATTAAAACTAAACACCAAAATCCTATTGAATGTGGCAAAAAAAATAGGTGTAACCACAATGAGATACTTAAAGTGATATCTCATTAAGGTGGCCATTttatatatgttaaaaataaagcacCTATAAAAGTTGGCAAGGAGGTTGGGCAATTGAAACCCATGTGCTTTGCTGCTGTGAATGTAAAATAGTGCAGCTGCTGTGGGGAACAGTGGAGTAGTTCTTCACAAGGTTAACCAAAGAATTACCATAGAATCTAGCAGTTCATTCTGCATGTACCTGAAAGAATTGCAAGCAGACTCTTGAAGAGATATTTATACACTCATgtcctttcatttttctcaacGTTTCCTTTTATTGCTATTCAAATATTGAAAAACCAGAAAATCTAATTATCTGCCTGTGTTATGCTCCAGCCAAAGcatcaaatgttttctttctgtttcttcccattCCCAAAAGTCATTCTACAGGTCAGTTCTTGGAGCtgagtttcatttatttgacttTAGTATTCTAAAACACATAGGACAATTTAAACCCTATGGGTGTTGCTTCTTGGTgtcaaaaaaaaagtgaatgggaAATCATTCAAATGTGTTCAAAGTACAGATCTCTGATAAGTTGCTGCTTTTGAGGTGGGAAGAGAAATACATCACAGAACTCAAGTCATAGTTTATCAAAATGCTGGGTCTACAGGTCTAGCTGTAGTATTCTACTACATAAAATTCCCAGCAAGAACAGTTGAAGCATATGCTGACTCGATATCCTAGTCGGTTCCGGTGGTAGCATTTGCAGAAGAAGCCTGCTCAAGTTGTAGGCAGTGAATGTGGCTGCATGTGAGTGGCTCACTCGACTCACTCTGGACTTGGTGAAGACCActgtctgttcttttttttaagctgagaCGATCTGATGCTGAGGAGGTGTTTCTGTTTTACCTGTCTTCCTCTCTACTCAGATAGCAGTTCCTCACTCTCCACCTTCAGACGGGGATCTGGAACATCATCCCTGCTCCGGCTGACCCTTGAGATGGGTCTGCTGGGGCAGCAGAAGAGTAACCAGGTTTCCTTTGTCAACGTTTCTGGGTAGATAGACTGAGAGATTGAATCCTGAATGTAGCCTTGAGAGGACATCCAAGAAGATTCTGGGCTCAAAGCTGGGTTTCACTTTGGTGGTAGATCCAAAGCAGAGTTTAAGGTGTTTAGATCTCAGGAAAATATGTACTGGACTCTCCAGTTACTCCAAGAACTAGACAGCCCAGGAAGAGCCTGGAAAACCAACCCCCAACACAGAGGGGCAAAATGAGCCCTTCCATGTTCAAAGGCATTCAAAAGTGTTCACAAGGTGGACACTCCATACAATGGAGTGTTCTTCAACTTCCAAAGAGATTCTGACCCACACTGTGTCATGGGTGAACTCTGAGCACAGGGAAATAAGCCAGTTACAACAAGGCAAACGCTAGATGTGATTCCACACCTAGCTCGGTCAAATTCATGGGGACAGAGTCGAGTGGTGGTTGCCCAGTGCTGTAGGGAGGGGGAATGGAGAAGTGGCTCTTGAATGGGTACAGAGTTTGAGTTGGAGATGATGGAAAGGTTGTGAGCTAGATCGAGAGTGTGATTGCATAACAACAGGATGCACTTAAAGCCACTGAGTCATAAGGTAAGTTGTATGGAATGAAGCAATGAACATAGCATGCAGTCAATAATTAGAGGAAAGGCATTTGGTCAAGCTGCTGGTTGGAATgcatgcatcccatattggagtgcttgggttgcAGTCTTAAGTCTGTTTCCAGTGAGTCCcaatttcctgataatgcagCCTGGTAGGCAGCACAACAGGTGACAATGTCTCTAACagatgggcccctgccatccacatgggagatctataTTGTGCTCCTCCTAGACCCAactattgtggacatctggggaagaGATTGATGACCAGAGAAGGGGGCCACACTGGGAATCCCTCTGGCTTCCTCATGCCCCAGAGACTTGGGAGAAGGGCCGTGTGAAGGCCACTGTggcccctccctcacctgtcccttTTGTCTGCAGCAGCTGGCCTCAGGCAGCATCATGGCGTCTGCAGAGCCCTTGACGGCGCTGTCCCGCTGGTACCTGTATGCCATCCATGGCTACTTCTGCGAGGTGATGTTCACCGCGGCCTGGGAGTTCGTGGTGAACTTTAACTGGAAGTTTCCCGGGGTCACGAGCGTATGGGCACTCTTCATCTATGGTACGTCCATCCTCATCGTGGAGCGCATGTACCTGCACCTGCGCAGCCGCTGCCCGCTGCTGCTGCGCTGCCTCATCTACACGCTCTGGACCTACCTGTGGGAGTTCACCACTGGCTTCATCCTGCGCCAGTTCAACGCCTGCCCCTGGGACTACTCCCAGTTTGACTTTGACTTCATGGGCCTCATCACCTTGGAGTACGCGGTGCCCTGGTTCTGCGGGGCACTCATCATGGAGCAGCTCATCATCCGGAACACCCTTCGCCTCCGCTTTGACAGGGACGCCGAGCCCGGCCAGCCCAGcagtgccctggccctggccaatGGCCATATCAAGACCGACTGAGTGGCAGGGGAGGGATGGCTAGCGGGGCGTGAGGTGATGGGGTTGGAGAGTCTCTGTGGAACCCTTGAACAAAGAGACCAAGCTGGCTGCTTTGCCCCTCTGCACAGCACTAGGGCTGCCTAGGCTGGGCCTCAGCTCCGTGGGGCCCCCACAGCCCCTGCCTTCGCCACTGTTGCAAGATATGATCAGATGGTGAGGGGCAGGGTACCAGGCAACAGAGGGGCCCTGGGAAGGGGCCATGAATGTCTCCACAGCTCAGAGGCCAGAAGTCTGTTGCTGAGCGTTGTCTGGGCCACGCAGGTGACTTTGGAAACAGCACAGGCTGTGTCCTAGCTAAAGGATGCTGACAgtggggccagggtgggaggaATGGGCAggggaggctccaggctgctgtggcAGCCATATCCCTCTCTCTCACCTGGATTTAGCTGGGCTTTGGCTGGTTCCATTAGGCAATATTCAGGTGCTTGCTTGCAACCAATAC encodes:
- the TMEM229B gene encoding transmembrane protein 229B isoform X2, with protein sequence MRVVFVTRRERQRLAELLVLAAEAYLGLSEHEQLASGSIMASAEPLTALSRWYLYAIHGYFCEVMFTAAWEFVVNFNWKFPGVTSVWALFIYGTSILIVERMYLHLRSRCPLLLRCLIYTLWTYLWEFTTGFILRQFNACPWDYSQFDFDFMGLITLEYAVPWFCGALIMEQLIIRNTLRLRFDRDAEPGQPSSALALANGHIKTD
- the TMEM229B gene encoding transmembrane protein 229B isoform X1, whose amino-acid sequence is MRVVFVTRRERQRLAELLVLAAEAYLGLSEHEASQLHPGSWCLDQPCSPSTALQANLAQQLASGSIMASAEPLTALSRWYLYAIHGYFCEVMFTAAWEFVVNFNWKFPGVTSVWALFIYGTSILIVERMYLHLRSRCPLLLRCLIYTLWTYLWEFTTGFILRQFNACPWDYSQFDFDFMGLITLEYAVPWFCGALIMEQLIIRNTLRLRFDRDAEPGQPSSALALANGHIKTD
- the TMEM229B gene encoding transmembrane protein 229B isoform X3 — encoded protein: MRVVFVTRRERQRLAELLVLAAEAYLGLSEHELASGSIMASAEPLTALSRWYLYAIHGYFCEVMFTAAWEFVVNFNWKFPGVTSVWALFIYGTSILIVERMYLHLRSRCPLLLRCLIYTLWTYLWEFTTGFILRQFNACPWDYSQFDFDFMGLITLEYAVPWFCGALIMEQLIIRNTLRLRFDRDAEPGQPSSALALANGHIKTD
- the TMEM229B gene encoding transmembrane protein 229B isoform X4; this translates as MASAEPLTALSRWYLYAIHGYFCEVMFTAAWEFVVNFNWKFPGVTSVWALFIYGTSILIVERMYLHLRSRCPLLLRCLIYTLWTYLWEFTTGFILRQFNACPWDYSQFDFDFMGLITLEYAVPWFCGALIMEQLIIRNTLRLRFDRDAEPGQPSSALALANGHIKTD